One window from the genome of Spiractinospora alimapuensis encodes:
- a CDS encoding DUF7455 domain-containing protein, with amino-acid sequence MTGTLAPTQPLTAADRCDRCGAQAYVRVVLSSGSELLFCAHHARKHEESLRKVATDIHDETSKLQETPATADKEER; translated from the coding sequence GTGACTGGAACTCTTGCCCCCACGCAGCCCCTGACGGCGGCTGACCGGTGCGACCGGTGCGGCGCTCAGGCCTATGTCCGAGTTGTACTCAGCTCCGGTAGCGAGCTGTTGTTCTGTGCGCACCACGCGCGCAAGCACGAAGAGTCGCTTCGGAAGGTTGCCACGGACATCCACGACGAGACGAGCAAGTTGCAGGAGACGCCAGCCACGGCGGACAAAGAGGAGCGTTAG
- a CDS encoding DNA gyrase/topoisomerase IV subunit B gives MTALPAAVPDPDDYSARHLSVLEGLEAVRKRPGMYIGSTDSRGLTHCMWEIVDNSVDEALGGNCDRIDVTLHADGSVAVGDNGRGIPVDTEPRSGLSGVELVMTRLHAGGKFGNGSYTASGGLHGVGASVVNALSARLDVEVDRNGHTHSMSFRRGIPGEFQDAGPDAAFTPRSGLSEGRRVARKVTGTRVRFWPDREIFLKEADLARDALWDRARQTAFLVPGLTVAVRDLRDGGDTSEEFRFDGGIGEYCTYLASDEQLSPNLRFQGTGSFVETVPVLDDSGHMTATEVERRLDVDIALRWGRGYDPTVRSFVNVIATPKGGTHLVGFERALVRVLNDQLRAAKLLKAADEPITKEDALEGLTAVVTVRLPEPQFEGQTKEILGTSAASRIVSQVVSRELRTFLTSTKRAEKQQAKAVMEKVVGAAKARLAARQQRENQRRKTALENSALPAKLVDCRSEGLDRSELFIVEGDSALGTAKLARDSEFQALLPIRGKILNVQKSSLADMLKNAECAAILQVIGAGSGRSVDLEAARYGRVILMADADVDGAHIRCLLLTLFYRYMRPMLEAGRVFAAVPPLHRIELTNAGRKRGAKAEDRYIYTYSDAELRRRLLELERKGLSWKEPVQRYKGLGEMDADQLAETTMDPRRRTLRRINVSDAEDAASVFDLLMGNEVAPRRRFIAQGAAELDRERIDA, from the coding sequence GTGACCGCGCTCCCCGCAGCCGTTCCCGACCCGGACGACTACTCCGCCCGGCATCTGTCGGTGCTGGAGGGTCTGGAGGCTGTCCGTAAGCGCCCAGGCATGTACATCGGGTCCACCGACAGCCGCGGCCTGACGCACTGCATGTGGGAGATCGTCGACAACTCGGTGGACGAGGCGCTCGGCGGCAACTGCGACCGGATCGACGTCACGCTGCACGCGGACGGCTCCGTCGCGGTGGGTGACAACGGGCGCGGTATCCCGGTCGACACCGAGCCGCGCTCCGGCCTGTCCGGCGTGGAACTCGTCATGACCCGGCTGCACGCCGGCGGAAAGTTCGGCAACGGGTCCTACACCGCGTCGGGCGGGCTGCACGGCGTCGGCGCCTCGGTGGTGAACGCGTTGTCCGCGCGCCTCGACGTCGAGGTGGACCGCAACGGCCACACCCACAGCATGAGCTTCCGGCGCGGAATCCCCGGCGAGTTCCAGGACGCGGGGCCCGACGCCGCCTTCACGCCGCGTTCCGGCCTGAGCGAGGGCCGGCGGGTGGCGCGCAAGGTGACGGGAACACGGGTGCGCTTCTGGCCGGACCGGGAGATCTTTCTCAAGGAGGCGGACCTGGCGCGCGACGCCCTCTGGGACCGTGCGCGACAGACCGCCTTCCTGGTCCCCGGGCTGACCGTGGCGGTGCGGGACCTACGCGACGGCGGCGATACCTCCGAGGAGTTCCGCTTCGACGGCGGGATCGGTGAGTACTGCACCTACCTCGCGTCCGACGAGCAACTGTCGCCCAACCTGCGTTTCCAGGGGACCGGGAGTTTCGTCGAGACGGTCCCCGTGCTCGACGACAGCGGCCACATGACGGCGACCGAGGTGGAGCGCCGCCTGGACGTCGACATCGCGCTGCGGTGGGGGAGGGGCTACGACCCCACCGTGCGGTCGTTCGTTAACGTGATCGCGACGCCCAAGGGCGGGACGCACCTGGTCGGGTTCGAGCGGGCCCTGGTGCGCGTGCTCAACGACCAGTTGCGCGCGGCGAAGCTGCTGAAGGCGGCGGACGAGCCCATCACCAAGGAGGACGCGCTCGAGGGGCTGACCGCGGTGGTCACCGTGCGACTGCCGGAGCCGCAGTTCGAGGGACAGACCAAGGAGATCCTGGGTACCTCCGCGGCGAGCAGGATCGTCTCCCAGGTCGTCTCTCGGGAGCTGCGGACCTTCCTGACGTCGACCAAGCGTGCGGAGAAACAGCAGGCGAAGGCCGTCATGGAGAAGGTCGTCGGGGCGGCCAAGGCGCGTCTGGCGGCACGACAGCAGCGAGAGAACCAGCGGCGCAAGACGGCGCTGGAGAACTCCGCGCTGCCGGCGAAGCTCGTGGACTGTCGCAGCGAGGGCCTGGACCGCAGTGAACTGTTCATCGTGGAGGGGGACTCCGCGCTGGGTACGGCCAAGCTCGCCCGGGACTCGGAGTTCCAGGCGCTGCTGCCGATCCGCGGCAAGATCCTCAACGTGCAGAAGTCCTCGCTGGCCGACATGTTGAAGAACGCCGAGTGCGCGGCCATCCTGCAGGTCATCGGCGCGGGCTCGGGCCGGTCGGTGGACCTGGAGGCGGCGCGCTACGGCCGGGTGATCCTGATGGCCGACGCCGACGTCGACGGTGCGCACATCCGCTGCCTGCTGCTCACGCTGTTCTACCGGTACATGCGACCCATGCTGGAGGCCGGCCGGGTGTTCGCGGCCGTGCCGCCGCTGCACCGGATCGAGCTCACCAACGCCGGTCGGAAACGTGGCGCCAAGGCGGAGGACCGTTACATCTACACCTACTCCGACGCCGAGCTGCGCCGCCGGTTGCTGGAGCTGGAGCGCAAGGGCCTCTCCTGGAAGGAGCCGGTGCAGCGCTACAAGGGTCTGGGCGAGATGGACGCCGACCAGCTCGCCGAGACCACCATGGACCCGCGTCGGCGGACGCTGCGCCGCATCAACGTCTCCGACGCCGAGGACGCCGCCAGCGTCTTCGACCTCCTGATGGGCAACGAGGTCGCGCCCCGCCGTCGCTTCATCGCCCAGGGCGCGGCCGAACTGGACCGCGAACGCATCGACGCCTGA
- a CDS encoding L-cysteine desulfhydrase Cds1, whose amino-acid sequence MPMPSEDWVEHGSSRQRAWVDEAVRRVEADANRSADTHLHVFPLPSHWNIDLYLKDESVHPTGSLKHRLARSLFLYGLANGWITEGTTIVEASSGSTAVSEAYFAHLLGLDFVTVVPRRTSPEKIALIERYGGRCHFVDAPPDMYTEAERLAAKADHHYMDQFTFAERATDWRGNNNIAESIFDQLSLERFPVPDWVVMGAGTGGTSATIGRYVRYRRHPTKVAVVDPENSAYFPGWATGASDYATGMPSRIEGIGRPRVEPSFVPSVIDLMIPVPDAASVAAMRHLQRVTGLCAGGSTGTNLWGVWHLVARMLHEGRSGSVVTLICDGGDRYRHSYYSDEWVSERGWDLDPYTNAIEEFLTSANWNPPTAG is encoded by the coding sequence ATGCCTATGCCATCGGAAGACTGGGTTGAACACGGTTCCTCGCGGCAGCGTGCCTGGGTGGACGAGGCGGTGCGGCGGGTGGAGGCCGACGCGAATCGGTCGGCTGACACACATCTGCACGTGTTCCCGCTTCCGTCGCACTGGAACATCGACCTCTACCTCAAGGACGAGTCGGTCCATCCCACGGGAAGCCTCAAGCACCGACTCGCGCGGTCGCTGTTCCTGTACGGACTGGCCAACGGGTGGATCACCGAGGGCACCACGATCGTGGAGGCGAGCTCCGGGTCGACAGCGGTCTCCGAGGCGTACTTCGCGCACCTGTTGGGGCTGGACTTCGTGACGGTCGTACCGCGCAGGACCAGCCCGGAGAAGATCGCGCTCATCGAGCGGTACGGCGGACGCTGCCACTTCGTGGACGCGCCTCCCGACATGTACACCGAGGCCGAGCGGCTCGCCGCGAAGGCGGACCACCACTACATGGACCAGTTCACGTTCGCCGAACGTGCCACGGACTGGCGCGGCAACAACAACATCGCCGAATCCATCTTCGACCAGTTGTCCCTGGAACGCTTCCCGGTGCCCGACTGGGTCGTGATGGGCGCGGGCACCGGCGGCACCTCGGCGACGATCGGCCGCTACGTCCGCTACCGGCGTCACCCCACCAAAGTGGCGGTGGTGGATCCGGAGAACTCCGCCTACTTCCCGGGCTGGGCGACAGGCGCCAGCGACTACGCCACCGGAATGCCCTCACGGATCGAAGGCATCGGCCGCCCCCGCGTCGAACCCAGTTTCGTGCCCTCGGTCATCGACCTGATGATTCCCGTCCCGGACGCGGCCAGCGTCGCGGCCATGCGCCACCTCCAGCGGGTCACCGGCCTGTGTGCCGGCGGCTCCACCGGCACCAACCTGTGGGGCGTGTGGCACCTCGTCGCCCGGATGCTGCACGAGGGGCGCAGCGGCAGCGTGGTGACCCTGATCTGCGACGGCGGCGACCGCTACCGGCACAGCTACTACTCCGACGAGTGGGTCTCCGAACGTGGCTGGGACCTGGACCCCTACACCAATGCCATCGAGGAGTTCCTCACCTCGGCCAACTGGAACCCACCCACCGCCGGGTGA
- a CDS encoding helix-turn-helix domain-containing protein: MAKRERRVTLRAQWLGQLLRKLREDNSITLKEAGEYLQKDFSSVSRFELGTFPVRRGDLTALMDLYGIDDRAQRDMLIQMCSEVWQTGWWESYSKDDVWGSTIDLVWLEGRAKKLQMFAALTLPGMLQTEDYARALITAVDDQATTQQINRWVELRMGRQQILGRDDGPAVSVVLDEAAIRRPVGGSQVMSQQLQSLLSQIRSGCIEVRVLPFAVGPHASPEGGFTLLTLNEPFDSVAHIESRGGGIYLERGDVDHLLRVYDRLKESALGPQDSAAFISGAEKDIR; the protein is encoded by the coding sequence ATGGCGAAGCGGGAGCGTCGGGTAACCCTGCGGGCTCAGTGGCTCGGACAGCTTCTACGCAAGCTCCGTGAGGACAACAGCATCACGCTCAAGGAGGCGGGAGAATACCTGCAGAAGGACTTCTCGTCAGTGAGTCGGTTCGAGCTGGGCACCTTCCCCGTCCGACGAGGTGACCTCACCGCGCTGATGGATCTGTACGGCATTGATGACCGAGCGCAACGGGACATGCTGATCCAGATGTGCAGCGAGGTGTGGCAGACCGGCTGGTGGGAGTCCTACTCCAAGGACGATGTGTGGGGCAGCACCATCGATTTGGTGTGGCTTGAAGGACGGGCAAAGAAGCTACAGATGTTCGCTGCGCTTACGCTGCCCGGAATGCTGCAAACCGAGGACTATGCGCGTGCGTTGATCACGGCTGTGGATGATCAGGCGACGACGCAGCAAATTAACCGCTGGGTTGAACTGCGAATGGGACGACAGCAGATTCTCGGCAGGGACGACGGCCCGGCAGTCTCGGTTGTCCTCGATGAGGCGGCGATCCGCCGTCCAGTAGGAGGATCGCAGGTCATGAGTCAGCAGCTTCAGAGCCTCTTGTCCCAGATACGGTCTGGATGCATCGAGGTGCGCGTCCTGCCGTTTGCGGTCGGCCCTCATGCCAGCCCCGAGGGCGGGTTCACCCTGCTTACGCTGAATGAACCCTTCGATAGCGTGGCGCATATCGAATCCAGAGGCGGAGGGATCTACCTCGAACGCGGCGATGTTGATCATCTTTTGCGCGTATACGATCGACTCAAAGAGAGCGCGCTCGGCCCGCAGGATTCAGCCGCGTTCATTTCCGGAGCGGAGAAGGACATCCGATGA
- a CDS encoding DUF397 domain-containing protein yields MSDIKATSPHVAWHISSYSANGGGQCVEAGRMLDGSGQVAVRDSQRRDQGHLAFTHREWAAFLQATQHGQL; encoded by the coding sequence ATGAGTGACATCAAGGCGACCTCACCCCACGTCGCCTGGCACATCAGCAGCTACAGCGCGAATGGTGGCGGCCAGTGTGTCGAGGCGGGTCGAATGCTCGACGGGTCCGGCCAGGTGGCGGTGCGGGACTCCCAGCGCCGCGACCAGGGGCATCTAGCCTTCACCCACCGTGAGTGGGCCGCCTTCCTCCAGGCGACCCAACACGGCCAGCTCTAG
- a CDS encoding carboxymuconolactone decarboxylase family protein: MSPRLTMSAAAYKGIFATEKYLDESALPHTVLELVKIRASQINGCGYCVDMHSRDAKKAGETDERLFTVAAWRETEYFTDAERAALTLTEAVTRMADTPDPVPDDVWNEAARHFDEESLSALVLTIAQINLLNRIAVPLHKTAGGDA; this comes from the coding sequence GTGAGTCCACGTCTCACCATGTCGGCGGCGGCCTACAAGGGCATCTTCGCCACTGAGAAGTACCTGGATGAGAGCGCGCTACCCCATACCGTCCTGGAGTTGGTGAAGATCCGCGCGAGCCAGATCAACGGCTGTGGCTACTGTGTCGACATGCACAGCCGGGACGCCAAGAAGGCCGGCGAAACCGACGAACGTCTCTTCACCGTCGCCGCCTGGCGGGAAACCGAGTACTTCACCGACGCGGAACGCGCCGCACTCACCCTCACCGAGGCGGTGACCCGCATGGCGGACACCCCCGACCCCGTCCCGGACGACGTGTGGAACGAAGCGGCCCGCCACTTCGACGAGGAGTCCCTCAGCGCGCTGGTTCTCACGATCGCCCAGATCAACCTGCTGAACCGGATCGCGGTCCCCCTGCACAAGACCGCCGGCGGCGATGCCTGA
- the sigJ gene encoding RNA polymerase sigma factor SigJ, giving the protein MNDLSSRFDALRPRLVGAAYALTGSLEEAEDAVQEAWLRLARVDPGQIIDLEAWLVTTVSRIALDYLRSARHRREEYVGPWLPEPYVDHDDPSTRIELHESLSLAVLTVLESLSPAERAVFVLHDVFGVAFDEVARMVGRTPAACRQLARRARSHVEANTPRFDVDVTEQRRVVDAFTDAVSGGSLQELLRLLDPDVVLRTDGGGRVRAALNPIRGAEKVGRFLVGVSAAISGAGRWRPVVVNGMPGLVNDGAEGKRNVAAFTVDNGRITEIGLVLSPEKLRRIT; this is encoded by the coding sequence GTGAACGATCTCAGCTCCCGTTTCGACGCACTGCGTCCTCGCCTGGTCGGGGCTGCGTACGCGCTGACCGGCAGCCTGGAGGAGGCCGAGGACGCCGTTCAGGAGGCGTGGCTGCGGCTCGCCCGGGTCGATCCCGGTCAGATCATCGACCTCGAGGCGTGGCTCGTCACGACGGTGTCCCGGATCGCCCTCGACTACCTGCGGTCCGCGCGGCACCGCCGTGAGGAGTACGTCGGCCCGTGGTTGCCGGAGCCGTACGTGGACCACGACGACCCCAGCACCCGGATCGAACTCCACGAGTCCCTGAGTCTCGCGGTGCTCACCGTGCTCGAGTCGTTGAGCCCCGCGGAACGCGCGGTGTTCGTCCTCCACGACGTGTTCGGGGTGGCCTTCGACGAGGTGGCGCGCATGGTCGGTCGCACTCCGGCCGCCTGCCGTCAGCTCGCTCGACGTGCCAGGTCACACGTCGAGGCGAACACGCCACGCTTCGACGTCGACGTGACGGAACAACGCCGCGTCGTGGACGCGTTCACCGATGCCGTCAGCGGAGGGAGTCTCCAGGAGCTGCTACGGCTCCTGGACCCGGATGTCGTGCTGCGTACCGACGGGGGCGGCCGTGTCCGCGCCGCGCTCAACCCGATTCGGGGCGCGGAGAAGGTCGGTCGGTTCCTGGTGGGGGTCAGCGCCGCCATCAGCGGAGCGGGCCGCTGGCGACCGGTCGTCGTCAACGGCATGCCGGGGCTGGTGAACGACGGCGCCGAGGGCAAGCGCAACGTCGCGGCGTTCACCGTCGACAACGGGCGCATCACCGAGATCGGTCTCGTTCTGAGTCCCGAGAAACTGAGGAGAATCACGTGA
- a CDS encoding tetratricopeptide repeat protein: MTEGFYETFERAKWHFDLRDPISAAKILEPLRDEQPESRSLLELLGRAYFHSAQLRKAEETFRKLIDLDPCDAWAHIALARSLERQDRDDEAGRYRRLHAAMAGGSRD; this comes from the coding sequence GTGACGGAAGGATTCTACGAGACCTTCGAACGCGCCAAGTGGCACTTCGACCTGCGCGACCCGATCAGCGCCGCCAAGATCTTGGAGCCGCTGCGCGACGAGCAGCCGGAGAGCCGCTCGCTTCTGGAGCTCCTCGGGCGCGCCTACTTCCACTCGGCGCAGCTACGCAAGGCCGAGGAGACCTTCCGGAAACTGATCGATCTCGACCCCTGCGACGCCTGGGCCCACATCGCGCTGGCACGTTCCCTGGAACGCCAGGACCGCGACGACGAGGCCGGCCGGTACCGGCGACTGCACGCCGCCATGGCCGGCGGCTCACGGGACTGA
- a CDS encoding beta-class carbonic anhydrase codes for MAGQFDDLFEANAAYVEKFSLGGLEPVARRGLALVTCMDSRIEPLSALGLEPGDAKILRNAGGRVTDDTLRTLVLAVYLLEVDRVLIMPHTQCKMASVSSDDEVHDFIRANYGVDTRSLEFHTVTDQRAALQRDLERIRHHPLLPDDLPVAGAVYDVDSGTVTPLNA; via the coding sequence GTGGCAGGACAGTTCGACGACCTCTTCGAGGCGAACGCCGCCTATGTGGAGAAGTTCAGTCTGGGTGGGCTGGAACCGGTGGCGCGCCGTGGGCTCGCCCTGGTGACGTGCATGGACTCACGGATCGAGCCGCTGAGCGCGCTGGGCCTGGAACCGGGCGACGCCAAGATCCTGCGCAACGCGGGCGGCCGGGTCACCGATGACACCCTGCGCACCTTGGTGTTGGCCGTCTACCTGTTGGAGGTGGACCGGGTCCTGATCATGCCGCACACGCAGTGCAAGATGGCCTCGGTGTCCAGCGACGACGAGGTCCACGACTTCATTCGCGCGAACTACGGGGTGGACACGCGGAGCCTGGAGTTCCACACGGTCACCGACCAGCGCGCGGCGCTGCAACGGGATCTGGAGCGGATTCGGCACCATCCGCTGCTGCCGGACGACCTGCCGGTGGCCGGCGCGGTGTACGACGTGGACTCCGGGACCGTGACGCCGCTGAACGCCTGA
- a CDS encoding RecQ family ATP-dependent DNA helicase: MDATVDCGQTDEQVRAEAEEWLRALAGPDASLREDQWTAIRALVVDRRRALVVQRTGWGKSAVYFVATALLRRAGAGPSVIVSPLLALMRDQIAAAERAGLTARTVNSANTADWDAVYAEIAAGAVDVVLVSPERLNNPEFRERVLPDLSVACGLVVVDEAHCVSDWGHDFRPDYMRIRTLLADLPARTPVLATTATANARVTADVAAQVGVGESRDTVVLRGPLDRTSLRLAVVDLPDATRRLGWLATHLRDLPGSGIIYTLTVAAAEETTDFLVGQGYDVRAYTGQTDPEERRRAEDDLRENAVKALVATSALGMGFDKPDLGFVLHLGAPQSPIAYYQQVGRAGRGVRRAEVVLLPGREDRAIWAHFTERAFPPAETVATTLDVLRAAAEPVSLPRLEPRVNLGRSRLEQMLRILDVEGAVRRVRGGWVATDAPWEYDAERYAGVTAARRAEQDAMVRYLAHSGCRMEFLRRELDDAEAGPCGRCDNCTGAHWRADTDSTAMEAAARHLSRAGVVVPPRRQWPTGMAQLGVSLSGRIAAEHSAAEGRAVARFTDLGWGTRLRALLGETASDTSVDAEVFAAVVSVLADWGWRTRPVGVVAVPSHARPRLVSDLARRIATVGRLPYLGSLAYQDTHRPGARRHNSAQRLASVCQSLRLGDEIPDALRDTSSGPLLLVDDYTESGWTLTTATALLRGAGAPEVLPLVLATS; this comes from the coding sequence ATGGACGCGACCGTGGACTGTGGACAGACCGACGAACAGGTTCGGGCCGAGGCGGAGGAGTGGCTGCGTGCTCTGGCCGGTCCGGACGCGTCGCTGAGGGAGGACCAGTGGACCGCGATCAGGGCGCTGGTCGTCGACCGCAGGCGGGCCCTCGTCGTCCAACGGACGGGGTGGGGCAAGTCCGCGGTCTACTTCGTGGCGACCGCGCTGCTGCGTCGTGCCGGGGCCGGCCCCAGCGTGATCGTCTCCCCGCTGTTGGCGCTGATGCGGGACCAGATCGCCGCCGCCGAACGGGCCGGACTGACGGCGCGGACCGTCAACAGCGCCAACACGGCGGACTGGGACGCGGTCTACGCGGAGATCGCCGCCGGCGCCGTCGACGTCGTGCTCGTGAGCCCGGAACGGTTGAACAACCCCGAGTTCCGGGAGCGGGTGCTGCCGGACCTCTCCGTCGCCTGCGGTCTGGTCGTCGTGGACGAGGCGCACTGCGTGTCGGACTGGGGACACGACTTCCGGCCCGACTACATGCGCATCCGCACCCTGCTCGCCGACCTCCCGGCCCGGACCCCGGTCCTGGCGACGACGGCCACCGCCAACGCCCGGGTGACCGCCGACGTCGCCGCGCAGGTCGGCGTGGGGGAGTCGCGGGACACCGTCGTGCTGCGCGGGCCGCTGGACCGCACCAGCCTGCGGCTCGCCGTGGTCGACCTGCCCGACGCCACGCGTCGCCTCGGCTGGTTGGCCACACACCTCCGTGACCTCCCGGGATCGGGCATCATCTACACCCTGACCGTCGCCGCGGCGGAGGAGACGACCGACTTCCTCGTCGGCCAGGGCTACGACGTGCGCGCCTACACGGGCCAGACCGACCCCGAGGAGCGGCGGCGGGCCGAGGACGACCTACGCGAGAACGCGGTCAAGGCCCTGGTGGCGACGAGCGCGCTCGGCATGGGCTTCGACAAGCCCGACCTCGGTTTCGTGCTCCACTTGGGTGCTCCCCAGTCCCCGATCGCCTACTACCAGCAGGTGGGGCGTGCCGGGCGCGGGGTTCGCCGCGCCGAGGTCGTGCTGCTGCCGGGACGCGAGGACCGGGCCATCTGGGCCCACTTCACCGAGCGCGCCTTCCCGCCGGCCGAGACCGTCGCGACGACACTCGACGTGCTTCGCGCCGCGGCCGAGCCGGTCTCCCTGCCGCGCCTGGAGCCACGGGTGAACCTCGGCCGCTCCCGCCTGGAGCAGATGCTGCGGATCCTCGACGTGGAAGGGGCGGTGCGCCGGGTCCGTGGCGGCTGGGTCGCGACCGACGCCCCGTGGGAGTACGACGCCGAGCGCTACGCGGGCGTGACCGCCGCTCGACGGGCCGAGCAGGACGCCATGGTGCGCTACCTGGCGCACTCCGGGTGCCGGATGGAGTTCCTCCGCCGCGAACTCGACGACGCCGAGGCGGGCCCCTGTGGCCGCTGCGACAACTGCACCGGCGCGCACTGGCGTGCCGACACCGACTCCACGGCGATGGAGGCGGCGGCGCGTCACCTGAGCCGGGCCGGTGTCGTGGTGCCGCCCCGACGCCAGTGGCCCACCGGGATGGCCCAGCTCGGGGTCTCACTCTCCGGGCGGATCGCCGCCGAGCACTCCGCCGCGGAAGGACGGGCGGTGGCCCGGTTCACCGACCTCGGCTGGGGGACGCGGCTGCGCGCCCTGCTCGGAGAAACGGCGAGCGACACCTCGGTCGACGCCGAAGTGTTCGCCGCAGTGGTGAGCGTCCTCGCGGACTGGGGATGGCGCACCCGCCCCGTCGGCGTCGTCGCGGTTCCCTCGCACGCCCGTCCGCGCCTGGTCAGTGACCTGGCGCGGCGGATCGCCACCGTCGGCCGGCTGCCCTACCTCGGCAGTCTCGCCTACCAGGACACCCACCGCCCCGGAGCCCGCCGCCACAACAGCGCCCAACGGTTGGCGTCGGTGTGTCAGTCCCTGCGCTTGGGCGACGAGATCCCCGACGCCCTGCGCGACACCTCCAGCGGCCCGCTGCTCCTCGTCGACGACTACACCGAGTCCGGCTGGACCCTCACCACCGCGACCGCCCTCCTGCGCGGGGCCGGCGCCCCCGAGGTGCTCCCACTCGTGCTGGCCACGAGCTAG
- a CDS encoding sugar kinase: MTRVVVIGELMTDTVARAHYPLAREGNTPSSVTTYGGGSGANIASWLAVEGGDIALIGRRGSDITGRTREMELMGYGVDARMVMDPERPTGTCVVMVTHKGDRTTLSDPAANAALQPEDLPRDLFTPDRHLHLSGHTLLNEGSRKAGRVALSHAREMGMSVSVDAASHAQLERIGAESFLEWTTGARLLFANSRQAEVLTGRDDDEAAAKVLTAWYPNVVIKTSDESALWTAKGRDETITVEAPPVETTPGSIGAGDAFVAGFLPPFLANYHPKEALTNAHRLAARALIQPGARPELT; encoded by the coding sequence ATGACACGCGTGGTGGTGATCGGGGAACTCATGACCGACACCGTCGCCCGAGCCCACTACCCCCTGGCCCGGGAAGGCAACACTCCGTCCTCCGTCACGACCTACGGCGGAGGATCGGGCGCGAACATCGCGTCCTGGCTCGCGGTCGAAGGCGGGGACATCGCCCTCATCGGGCGACGGGGCTCGGACATCACTGGGCGCACCCGCGAGATGGAGCTCATGGGGTACGGCGTCGACGCTCGCATGGTCATGGACCCGGAGCGTCCGACCGGCACGTGCGTCGTCATGGTCACGCACAAGGGCGACCGCACCACCCTCAGTGATCCGGCCGCCAACGCCGCGTTGCAGCCCGAGGACCTCCCGCGCGACCTCTTCACCCCGGACCGGCACCTGCATCTGTCCGGCCACACCCTGCTCAACGAGGGGTCACGCAAGGCGGGCCGGGTCGCCCTCTCCCACGCGCGCGAGATGGGGATGTCGGTGTCGGTGGACGCCGCCTCGCACGCCCAGTTGGAACGGATCGGCGCGGAGTCGTTCCTGGAGTGGACGACGGGCGCGCGCCTGCTGTTCGCCAACAGCCGGCAGGCCGAAGTACTCACCGGCCGGGACGACGACGAGGCCGCGGCCAAGGTCCTCACCGCCTGGTACCCCAACGTGGTCATCAAGACCAGCGACGAGAGCGCCCTGTGGACCGCCAAGGGCCGCGACGAGACCATCACGGTCGAGGCGCCCCCCGTGGAGACCACCCCCGGCTCCATCGGCGCCGGCGACGCCTTCGTCGCGGGATTCCTCCCGCCCTTCCTCGCCAACTACCACCCCAAAGAGGCGCTCACCAACGCGCACCGCCTCGCCGCCCGCGCCTTGATCCAACCCGGCGCCCGCCCCGAACTCACCTAG